In Mangrovibacterium diazotrophicum, one genomic interval encodes:
- the murG gene encoding undecaprenyldiphospho-muramoylpentapeptide beta-N-acetylglucosaminyltransferase encodes MALKVIISGGGTGGHIFPALSIANELKQTVPDVDILFVGALGKMEMERVPAAGYPIVGLPVMGLPRKASLKMFKFIWMLYQSMSKARKVIKDFKPDVAIGVGGFASGPVLKAAVKAGVPAILQEQNSYAGVTNKLLSAKVRKICVAYPNMERYFPAEKLVVTGNPVRQNLLLPVDREKALKAYRLEAEKPIVFVVGGSLGARSLNESVMANLDYIAESGVQVVWQTGKIYYKEMLERLAGKQPKNLQAMEFLTDMDLAYKAADLVISRAGAGTISELCLLGKPSVLMPSPNVAEDHQTKNAMALVENHAAVMVKDADGPEMLFREAFSLVKDEKKLAELAANSKKLAKPNATADIVQVILNEVMKK; translated from the coding sequence ATGGCATTAAAAGTAATCATAAGCGGAGGCGGAACAGGCGGACATATTTTCCCTGCTTTATCCATTGCCAACGAACTGAAGCAAACCGTCCCCGATGTGGACATCCTGTTTGTGGGGGCGTTGGGGAAAATGGAAATGGAACGTGTGCCGGCTGCGGGTTACCCGATTGTTGGTTTGCCGGTGATGGGCCTGCCGCGAAAGGCATCGCTGAAGATGTTCAAGTTCATCTGGATGCTTTACCAGAGCATGAGCAAGGCCCGCAAAGTGATTAAAGATTTTAAGCCTGATGTGGCGATTGGTGTTGGTGGGTTTGCCAGCGGTCCGGTGTTGAAAGCTGCCGTTAAGGCGGGTGTTCCGGCCATTTTGCAGGAGCAGAATTCGTACGCAGGTGTCACCAATAAATTGCTTTCGGCCAAAGTGCGGAAGATTTGTGTGGCCTATCCGAATATGGAGCGCTACTTCCCGGCGGAGAAGCTGGTGGTTACCGGAAACCCGGTGCGTCAGAACTTGCTGTTGCCGGTTGATCGCGAAAAAGCTTTGAAAGCCTACCGTCTGGAGGCTGAAAAACCCATCGTGTTTGTGGTGGGCGGAAGTTTGGGAGCCCGCAGTTTGAACGAAAGTGTGATGGCGAATCTCGATTATATCGCCGAAAGCGGCGTGCAGGTGGTGTGGCAAACCGGCAAGATCTATTACAAAGAAATGCTGGAACGTTTGGCGGGTAAGCAACCCAAAAATCTGCAGGCGATGGAGTTCCTGACGGATATGGATCTGGCTTACAAAGCTGCCGATTTGGTGATTTCGAGAGCCGGAGCCGGAACGATTTCCGAGCTGTGTTTGCTGGGAAAACCATCGGTGCTGATGCCATCGCCCAATGTGGCCGAAGATCATCAAACCAAAAATGCGATGGCGCTGGTTGAAAACCATGCCGCTGTGATGGTGAAAGATGCTGACGGGCCGGAGATGCTTTTTAGAGAAGCATTCAGTCTGGTGAAAGACGAAAAGAAATTGGCTGAGCTGGCCGCGAATAGTAAGAAGCTGGCCAAGCCCAATGCCACTGCCGACATTGTGCAGGTTATTTTAAACGAAGTGATGAAGAAATGA
- a CDS encoding FtsW/RodA/SpoVE family cell cycle protein — translation MKFSLGNIIKGDRTLWVVLFFLSLASILIVYSATGRLAYREAGGFTAHYLIRHSIFIAIGFGVMAFLVNVVPVKFYSLIAPTALIFTIGLLILALIQYKLTGKATPRSLDLKFISFQPAELAKLSLVMFGAKMLASRQKTEKELRTAFLWVLGASGLVCGIISIGNISTAAVIFMGMMGLMFVARVPLKFLGLTALAGILMALLMYFSAPIMPKSFGRLQTFKQRIDDHIHGDKESEEGTTQADFAKLAIFEGGLIGKGPGSSDVSNYMEAAYNDFIYAILVEEYGVVGGVFIALLYLIFLFRGVSIVRASSRTFPAFLTTGIVLIYSIQAFVNMSVSTGLVPVTGQPLPWISMGGTSMIFTAAGFGLILSVSYLNKKDDKAEQQEQPVVVNVPDEDQELK, via the coding sequence ATGAAGTTTTCTCTTGGAAATATAATTAAAGGAGACCGCACCTTATGGGTGGTGCTGTTCTTTTTGTCTCTGGCTTCGATACTGATTGTGTATAGTGCAACCGGCCGTTTGGCCTATCGTGAGGCAGGAGGTTTTACAGCCCACTACCTCATTCGTCACTCCATTTTTATTGCGATTGGTTTTGGTGTGATGGCATTCCTGGTGAATGTCGTGCCCGTGAAGTTTTATTCCCTGATTGCGCCCACGGCGCTGATATTTACGATTGGACTGCTGATACTGGCGCTGATTCAATATAAGTTGACCGGAAAAGCAACACCCCGTTCATTGGACCTGAAGTTCATTAGCTTCCAGCCGGCCGAGTTGGCCAAGCTGTCGTTGGTGATGTTCGGTGCCAAAATGCTGGCGAGCCGGCAAAAAACGGAAAAGGAATTGCGCACCGCATTCTTGTGGGTGCTTGGAGCAAGTGGTCTTGTTTGCGGAATCATTTCGATCGGAAACATCTCGACGGCAGCAGTGATCTTCATGGGAATGATGGGATTGATGTTCGTGGCCCGAGTGCCTCTAAAATTTTTGGGACTGACGGCGCTGGCCGGGATCCTGATGGCTTTGCTGATGTATTTTTCGGCTCCGATTATGCCAAAGTCTTTCGGTCGTTTGCAGACTTTTAAGCAACGTATCGACGATCACATTCATGGCGATAAAGAGTCGGAAGAGGGAACCACGCAGGCCGATTTTGCCAAGCTGGCAATTTTTGAAGGTGGCCTGATTGGTAAAGGTCCCGGAAGCAGTGATGTGAGTAATTATATGGAAGCCGCATACAACGACTTTATTTACGCCATTTTGGTGGAAGAGTACGGTGTTGTTGGTGGTGTGTTCATCGCCCTGTTGTACCTGATCTTCCTGTTCAGGGGAGTGTCCATTGTTCGGGCGAGTTCGCGAACGTTCCCGGCTTTCTTAACGACGGGAATTGTGCTGATCTATTCGATCCAGGCCTTTGTGAACATGTCGGTATCAACCGGTTTGGTTCCGGTAACGGGGCAACCACTTCCCTGGATCAGTATGGGGGGAACGTCGATGATTTTCACGGCGGCGGGTTTCGGCCTCATCCTCTCGGTAAGTTACCTGAATAAGAAGGATGACAAGGCCGAGCAGCAGGAGCAACCGGTGGTTGTGAATGTGCCTGACGAAGATCAGGAGTTGAAATAG